Proteins from one Dermacentor variabilis isolate Ectoservices chromosome 1, ASM5094787v1, whole genome shotgun sequence genomic window:
- the LOC142569516 gene encoding uncharacterized protein LOC142569516 yields MDFDTHFSKTTRAAVLRHQQQCPHTATRGLNFLVGAGNAAGVRGSFLLAAAPFRRSFGPGTVGHAPLSTEPRTAESTAKESAILVADRLVQSRRGFSLHLQKPRRWLTGGGTSSQLAQRVIEGDL; encoded by the exons ATGGATTTCGACACGCACTTCAGCAAGACAACACGTGCGGCGGTACTCAGGCACCAGCAACAGTGCCCGCACACGGCTACTCGCGGGCTCAACTTTCTCGTCGGTGCAGGAAACGCGGCAGGCGTCCGGGGATCCTTCCTTCTCGCGGCTGCCCCGTTTCGACGTTCCTTTGGTCCAGGCACGGTTGGCCACGCGCCTTTGTCAACGGAACCGCGGACAG CGGAAAGCACCGCCAAAGAGTCAGCCATTCTGGTCGCGGATCGGCTGGTGCAATCTCGGCGTGGCTTCTCGCTGCATCTGCAGAAACCAAGACGATGGCTCACAGGAGgcggaacgagctcgcagctggcaCAGCGTGTCATCGAAGGCGATCTCTAA